From Lolium perenne isolate Kyuss_39 chromosome 5, Kyuss_2.0, whole genome shotgun sequence, a single genomic window includes:
- the LOC127299746 gene encoding probable serine/threonine-protein kinase WNK9 isoform X2 yields MGSSRKMALLNTEIQLLKKLRHKNIQKLFASWIDEDKKTVNIITEFCISGSLRQYRKKHKKVGINAMKRWAMQILTGLEHLHSQEPAVIHRDLKCDNIFINGNDGTVKIGDFGLATILQQQKTKSVKGTLEFMAPELFTGDYNELADIYSFGMCMLEMMTCEYPYSECQGQAHIYRKISQGIKPAVLSKVEDAGLRSFIDVCLAPVAERLTASELLKHSFLQKDGPIPVPPISVSLVSSVTKDGRQSASFVLLKGDFRLKGDMHVTDHIVLSLRFPDPSGCFKNAEFPFDLHQDTSLSVAQEMVEDFELPQGNILIIAQLIEAFLLILVPEWVPCVAVGQVVSESAHNYIAKRIKNCRQLRTAIPDSSASPKLSVI; encoded by the exons ATGGGTTCCTCTAGGAAGATGGCTCTACTGAATACAGAGATCCAGCTACTGAAGAAGCTGAGGCACAAGAACATCCAGAAGTTGTTTGCCTCCTGGATTGATGAGGACAAGAAGACAGTTAACATCATCACAGAGTTCTGCATATCCGGCAGTTTGAGGCA GTACCGCAAAAAGCACAAGAAAGTCGGTATTAACGCTATGAAACGATGGGCGATGCAGATACTGACAGGGCTGGAACATCTTCACAGTCAGGAGCCAGCTGTTATACACAGGGACTTAAAGTGTGACAACATATTCATAAACGGCAATGATGGAACAGTGAAGATTGGAGACTTTGGTTTGGCCACAATTTTGCAGCAACAGAAAACGAAAAGTGTCAAAG GCACATTAGAGTTTATGGCACCAGAACTCTTCACTGGAGACTACAATGAGTTGGCGGATATATATTCATTTGGGATGTGCATGCTCGAAATGATGACATGTGAATATCCGTACAGTGAATGTCAAGGCCAGGCCCACATATATAGGAAAATTTCTCAA GGTATAAAACCAGCTGTTCTCTCCAAGGTTGAAGACGCAGGACTAAGATCTTTTATAGACGTCTGTCTAGCTCCAGTAGCTGAAAGACTCACTGCAAGTGAGCTCTTGAAGCACTCTTTCCTCCAGAAGGATGGGCCTATCCCAGTGCCTCCAATTTCAGTCTCGCTGGTCTCGAGCGTGACCAAAGATGGGCGACAGTCTGCCAGTTTCGTGCTATTGAAGGGTGATTTCCGGCTGAAAGGCGATATGCATGTTACCGACCATATCGTATTATCGCTAAGATTTCCTGATCCCAGTG GTTGTTTCAAGAATGCCGAGTTCCCGTTCGACTTACACCAAGATACCAGCCTTTCTGTGGCTCAAGaaatggttgaagattttgaactgCCCCAAGGGAACATACTGATCATTGCTCAGCTGATTGAGGCGTTCTTGCTCATCCTGGTCCCTGAATGGGTACCCTGTGTTGCTGTTGGCCAAGTGGTTTCTGAGAGCGCACACAACTACATCGccaagagaatcaagaactgcagGCAGCTCAGAACGGCCATTCCGGATAGTTCTGCTTCCCCCAAGCTATCTGTCATTtag
- the LOC127299746 gene encoding probable serine/threonine-protein kinase WNK9 isoform X1: MDPVEAEEQQTEPPDEEEEAYAEADPTGRFIRYDEIVGSGSVKTVYKAFDKLEGDEVAWSQTRIDDSVMGSSRKMALLNTEIQLLKKLRHKNIQKLFASWIDEDKKTVNIITEFCISGSLRQYRKKHKKVGINAMKRWAMQILTGLEHLHSQEPAVIHRDLKCDNIFINGNDGTVKIGDFGLATILQQQKTKSVKGTLEFMAPELFTGDYNELADIYSFGMCMLEMMTCEYPYSECQGQAHIYRKISQGIKPAVLSKVEDAGLRSFIDVCLAPVAERLTASELLKHSFLQKDGPIPVPPISVSLVSSVTKDGRQSASFVLLKGDFRLKGDMHVTDHIVLSLRFPDPSGCFKNAEFPFDLHQDTSLSVAQEMVEDFELPQGNILIIAQLIEAFLLILVPEWVPCVAVGQVVSESAHNYIAKRIKNCRQLRTAIPDSSASPKLSVI, encoded by the exons ATGGATCCCGTGGAGGCGGAGGAGCAGCAGACGGAGCcgcccgacgaggaggaggaggcctacgcCGAGGCCGATCCCACCGGCCGCTTCATCCGG TATGATGAGATCGTGGGATCGGGATCCGTCAAAACAGT CTACAAAGCCTTCGATAAGCTGGAGGGTGATGAGGTGGCATGGAGCCAAACGCGGATCGACGACTCTGTCATGGGTTCCTCTAGGAAGATGGCTCTACTGAATACAGAGATCCAGCTACTGAAGAAGCTGAGGCACAAGAACATCCAGAAGTTGTTTGCCTCCTGGATTGATGAGGACAAGAAGACAGTTAACATCATCACAGAGTTCTGCATATCCGGCAGTTTGAGGCA GTACCGCAAAAAGCACAAGAAAGTCGGTATTAACGCTATGAAACGATGGGCGATGCAGATACTGACAGGGCTGGAACATCTTCACAGTCAGGAGCCAGCTGTTATACACAGGGACTTAAAGTGTGACAACATATTCATAAACGGCAATGATGGAACAGTGAAGATTGGAGACTTTGGTTTGGCCACAATTTTGCAGCAACAGAAAACGAAAAGTGTCAAAG GCACATTAGAGTTTATGGCACCAGAACTCTTCACTGGAGACTACAATGAGTTGGCGGATATATATTCATTTGGGATGTGCATGCTCGAAATGATGACATGTGAATATCCGTACAGTGAATGTCAAGGCCAGGCCCACATATATAGGAAAATTTCTCAA GGTATAAAACCAGCTGTTCTCTCCAAGGTTGAAGACGCAGGACTAAGATCTTTTATAGACGTCTGTCTAGCTCCAGTAGCTGAAAGACTCACTGCAAGTGAGCTCTTGAAGCACTCTTTCCTCCAGAAGGATGGGCCTATCCCAGTGCCTCCAATTTCAGTCTCGCTGGTCTCGAGCGTGACCAAAGATGGGCGACAGTCTGCCAGTTTCGTGCTATTGAAGGGTGATTTCCGGCTGAAAGGCGATATGCATGTTACCGACCATATCGTATTATCGCTAAGATTTCCTGATCCCAGTG GTTGTTTCAAGAATGCCGAGTTCCCGTTCGACTTACACCAAGATACCAGCCTTTCTGTGGCTCAAGaaatggttgaagattttgaactgCCCCAAGGGAACATACTGATCATTGCTCAGCTGATTGAGGCGTTCTTGCTCATCCTGGTCCCTGAATGGGTACCCTGTGTTGCTGTTGGCCAAGTGGTTTCTGAGAGCGCACACAACTACATCGccaagagaatcaagaactgcagGCAGCTCAGAACGGCCATTCCGGATAGTTCTGCTTCCCCCAAGCTATCTGTCATTtag